Proteins from one Setaria italica strain Yugu1 chromosome V, Setaria_italica_v2.0, whole genome shotgun sequence genomic window:
- the LOC101757059 gene encoding thioredoxin H4-1, giving the protein MVLKRLMRCCCIAKHTDDEDKIDFGGGNVHVITSKENWDQKVEEANKDGKIVVANFSASWCGPCRVISTVYAEMSQTYPQLMFLTVDVDDLMEFSSSWDIRATPTFFFLKNGQQVDKLVGANKPELEKKVAALAGGSVAPPDRP; this is encoded by the exons ATGGTACTTAAGCGCCTGATGAGATGCTGCTGCATTGCAAAG CACACTGATGATGAGGACAAGATTGATTTCGGAGGCGGCAATGTTCATGTCATTACAAGCAAAGAGAACTGGGACCAAAAAGTTGAGGAGGCAAACAAGGATGGGAAAATT GTGGTTGCAAATTTCAGTGCTTCCTGGTGTGGGCCATGCCGGGTCATTTCGACTGTTTATGCTGAGATGTCGCAGACGTACCCGCAGCTCATGTTCTTGACTGTTGATGTCGATGATTTAATG GAATTCAGCTCGTCGTGGGACATCCGGGCGACCCCGACGTTCTTCTTCCTCAAGAACGGGCAGCAGGTGGACAAGCTGGTCGGCGCCAACAAGCCCGAGCTCGAGAAGAAAGTCGCTGCGCTCGCTGGTGGGTCGGTGGCGCCGCCTGACAGGCCGTGA